One genomic region from bacterium encodes:
- a CDS encoding type II toxin-antitoxin system prevent-host-death family antitoxin — MKTELSIYSAKAHFSEVVSEVERTGIHVVICRHNVPVAEIVPLRAKTDPLTQDLSLKGARFIGDPTAPLSPEDWPESLR, encoded by the coding sequence ATGAAAACTGAATTAAGCATCTATAGCGCTAAAGCTCACTTTTCAGAAGTTGTCAGCGAAGTGGAGCGCACGGGTATTCATGTTGTGATTTGCCGGCACAACGTTCCCGTCGCGGAAATAGTCCCCCTGCGGGCGAAAACAGACCCGCTCACGCAGGATCTCTCGCTAAAAGGGGCCCGGTTCATTGGCGATCCCACGGCTCCGCTCTCCCCTGAGGATTGGCCGGAATCGCTTCGATGA
- a CDS encoding AAA family ATPase — MIDVLRETYRRLISETTIRSHRYLFDTFDTKDRLVGLVGPRGAGKTTLMLQYIREKIRTPEEAFYASADHIYFNNVTLLDFVREVHTTEGTRLFFFDEIHKYSGWAQELKNIYDSFPSLHVVFSGSSSLALTKGGYDLSRRASIYRLPGLSFREYLNFKTGADHIPWKLEAVLSDPGGVSEKLAQVPKISGYFRQYLAEGYYPYILEGGGHYYEKVRAVVEKTIFEDIATFYRLKTENLHYFKRILAFLSTIPPGDMNVHKLGASLGVDDKTAANYLLILQETGLIRTLESGNRGHGLIRKSQKTYLDNTTLHHALCQGLGQSADLGTIRELFFIQTVQNAGHSVFYSEQDGDFRIGDNIFEVGGRNKHGTQLPNASRLEYVVKDDILIGSRSTIPLYLFGFLY; from the coding sequence ATGATTGATGTTTTAAGGGAAACCTATCGACGGTTAATCAGCGAGACGACAATCCGGAGTCATCGCTACCTCTTCGATACCTTTGACACCAAGGATCGATTAGTGGGACTTGTGGGACCTCGCGGAGCGGGCAAAACCACTCTGATGCTTCAGTATATCCGTGAAAAGATACGCACTCCGGAGGAGGCCTTCTATGCCTCCGCAGATCACATCTACTTCAATAATGTCACTCTTCTTGATTTTGTAAGGGAAGTTCACACAACGGAGGGGACCCGCCTATTTTTCTTTGATGAGATTCACAAATATTCCGGCTGGGCGCAGGAACTCAAAAACATTTACGACTCCTTCCCCTCGCTGCATGTGGTCTTTTCGGGTAGTTCCAGTTTAGCCTTAACCAAGGGCGGTTACGATCTCTCGCGCCGCGCCTCCATTTATCGCCTCCCCGGGCTTTCCTTTCGGGAATATCTGAACTTCAAAACGGGAGCGGATCACATCCCCTGGAAACTGGAAGCGGTATTAAGCGACCCTGGGGGGGTCTCCGAAAAATTGGCGCAAGTTCCGAAAATTTCAGGTTATTTTCGGCAGTATCTAGCTGAAGGGTACTACCCCTATATCCTCGAAGGCGGCGGACATTACTACGAAAAAGTGCGCGCAGTGGTGGAAAAAACCATATTTGAAGATATTGCCACTTTCTACCGGCTAAAGACCGAAAATCTGCATTACTTCAAGCGAATTCTCGCCTTTCTCAGCACCATTCCGCCAGGCGACATGAATGTCCACAAATTGGGGGCCAGTCTTGGGGTGGACGATAAAACAGCGGCCAACTACCTTCTGATTTTACAAGAGACAGGCCTTATCCGGACACTTGAATCAGGCAACCGGGGGCACGGCTTGATTCGAAAATCACAAAAGACCTATCTAGACAACACTACTCTACACCATGCCCTCTGCCAAGGGCTTGGGCAGTCGGCTGATCTAGGCACAATCCGTGAGCTATTCTTCATTCAAACAGTCCAGAATGCAGGCCATTCGGTGTTTTATAGTGAACAAGACGGCGACTTCCGAATAGGAGACAATATTTTTGAAGTTGGGGGACGGAACAAGCACGGCACCCAACTCCCAAACGCATCTCGATTGGAATATGTCGTTAAGGATGACATCTTGATCGGCTCGAGAAGCACTATTCCCCTCTACCTTTTCGGTTTTTTGTATTGA
- a CDS encoding AAA family ATPase, with protein MKRSAATFLDKWIEDSDRKPLVLRGARQVGKTWLVRDLAQRHGRILVELNMERRPELADHFRSNDPRRAVSDLSADLGIPVSPETCLLFIDEVQATPHLLAFLRWFYEDMPEMPVVAAGSLLDFALLEHEFSMPVGRISYCYLEPVSFYEFLDASGNELLKTALIAAGETLELNPRLHQRALELFSEYCLVGGLPEVVSDWVEKRDDVRRLQLQRDLIATYRDDFSKYRGRVPATLLRGVMDAIPRQLGGRFVYSHADVEAKHRDLKQALELLRLARVCHRVDHTAANGLPLGAEANPGLFKVILVDVGLAAVQLGLSRLDLRDLNAVVWANKGGIAEQFVGQHLRCLSQACEDPRLFYWQRIEGRQGEIDYIIQHGSHVIPVEVKAGKAGAMKSLHAFMHGKQLSCALRLDVNPPSFQEVDVQTTTGDPVQYRLLSLPLYMVESIPAAIQSHLSDPA; from the coding sequence ATGAAGCGATCTGCAGCAACTTTTCTCGACAAATGGATCGAAGATTCTGATCGAAAACCCCTTGTCTTGCGTGGCGCCAGGCAGGTGGGCAAGACGTGGTTGGTTCGGGACCTTGCTCAAAGGCATGGGCGGATCCTCGTTGAACTAAACATGGAACGTCGCCCGGAACTGGCGGATCACTTTCGGTCAAACGATCCGCGCCGTGCGGTTTCTGACCTTTCGGCTGATCTGGGTATTCCTGTCTCTCCTGAAACCTGCTTGCTGTTCATTGATGAAGTACAGGCCACGCCTCATTTATTGGCCTTCCTGCGGTGGTTCTACGAAGACATGCCGGAGATGCCGGTTGTGGCGGCAGGCTCGCTGCTGGATTTCGCGCTTCTCGAGCATGAGTTCAGTATGCCGGTCGGGCGCATCTCCTACTGCTACTTGGAACCGGTTTCGTTTTACGAGTTTCTGGATGCGTCCGGTAACGAGCTGTTGAAAACGGCGCTCATCGCCGCCGGGGAAACCCTCGAACTCAACCCCCGGCTTCACCAACGCGCTCTTGAATTGTTCTCTGAATACTGCCTGGTCGGGGGCTTGCCGGAAGTCGTCTCAGACTGGGTCGAGAAGCGGGATGATGTGCGACGGTTGCAACTCCAACGCGACTTGATCGCGACCTACCGGGACGACTTCAGCAAGTACAGGGGGAGGGTCCCGGCTACCCTGTTACGCGGGGTTATGGATGCCATTCCGCGACAATTGGGCGGTCGGTTTGTGTACAGTCATGCTGATGTGGAGGCCAAACATCGCGACCTCAAGCAAGCCTTGGAACTGCTACGGTTGGCCCGCGTCTGTCACCGCGTTGACCACACAGCCGCCAACGGTTTGCCTCTTGGGGCCGAGGCGAATCCAGGGCTATTCAAGGTGATTCTGGTGGATGTTGGCCTGGCCGCAGTTCAGTTGGGGCTTTCGCGGCTTGATCTGCGGGATCTAAACGCCGTGGTTTGGGCCAACAAGGGCGGCATTGCGGAGCAGTTCGTGGGACAACATCTTCGCTGCCTGTCACAGGCTTGCGAAGATCCAAGGCTTTTTTACTGGCAGCGTATCGAAGGACGCCAGGGTGAAATTGACTATATCATTCAGCACGGAAGCCATGTCATACCCGTCGAGGTCAAGGCAGGCAAGGCCGGGGCCATGAAGTCCCTTCACGCCTTCATGCATGGCAAGCAGCTTAGCTGCGCCTTGCGCCTGGACGTCAATCCTCCTTCATTCCAGGAGGTCGATGTGCAAACCACCACCGGCGATCCCGTCCAGTATCGCCTCCTCTCCCTCCCGTTATACATGGTCGAAAGCATTCCCGCTGCCATTCAGTCACACCTTTCTGACCCGGCATAG
- a CDS encoding type II toxin-antitoxin system VapC family toxin: MILLDTHTLVWLASDTGKLSLAAKNAILAHPVSLHFSIVSAWEISLLVKRGRLTLPFSPEEYLTRAIAHHRLIELPLTRRVAQASVSLPDIHNDPFDRILIAECHERSLSLISRDAIIPGYPGVHVIWR; encoded by the coding sequence ATGATACTCCTCGATACGCACACATTGGTCTGGCTGGCATCAGATACAGGAAAGCTGTCACTTGCCGCCAAAAATGCCATCCTGGCCCACCCTGTTTCCCTTCATTTCTCCATTGTGTCCGCATGGGAAATCTCACTCCTCGTCAAGCGGGGCCGCCTTACCCTCCCTTTTTCGCCTGAAGAGTATCTGACTCGCGCCATCGCTCACCACAGGCTGATTGAATTACCCTTGACCCGTCGAGTGGCGCAGGCCTCCGTGTCCCTGCCAGACATCCACAACGATCCTTTCGACCGCATCCTGATAGCCGAATGCCATGAGCGCTCGCTCTCGCTGATCTCGCGAGATGCCATCATTCCCGGTTATCCGGGAGTGCACGTGATCTGGCGGTGA
- a CDS encoding prepilin-type N-terminal cleavage/methylation domain-containing protein gives MMTMAIKRTKSGFTLIELMVAMAILLIILVICAQIFQQARVAWSSGQDLVDMNMTGRAVADCIFQELTQAVSTNVDISALSITFTKIGNAASGTPALQEVKYNFDGSYVFRNGIKICPSAAVATPRPGIMSLAFSPTTTPPAGVLPDYVDIVATVGIQGSALTDTYKTRVYFPNRKRYELP, from the coding sequence ATGATGACAATGGCAATCAAACGGACAAAATCAGGTTTTACGCTGATTGAGCTAATGGTGGCAATGGCCATCCTGCTTATTATTCTCGTGATCTGTGCTCAAATCTTCCAGCAGGCCCGGGTCGCCTGGTCTTCGGGGCAGGATCTGGTGGATATGAATATGACTGGCCGCGCGGTTGCTGATTGCATCTTTCAGGAACTAACCCAGGCCGTTAGTACAAATGTTGATATTTCGGCCTTAAGTATCACTTTCACTAAAATCGGTAATGCCGCGTCAGGCACCCCGGCTCTGCAGGAAGTGAAGTATAACTTTGATGGCTCGTATGTGTTTCGTAATGGTATCAAGATCTGCCCCAGTGCTGCTGTTGCAACCCCTCGCCCCGGGATTATGAGTTTAGCGTTCTCGCCGACAACTACTCCACCAGCAGGGGTGTTGCCTGATTATGTGGATATTGTCGCTACCGTTGGTATTCAGGGCTCAGCCTTGACCGACACCTACAAGACCCGGGTCTACTTCCCTAACCGCAAGCGCTATGAACTGCCATAA
- a CDS encoding prepilin-type N-terminal cleavage/methylation domain-containing protein, which yields MISAHQIKNTERLNVRRAQLAFTLVELLVVMGLMMMLMVAGLAGYRGMRRGAELRGADSIVRTTLMLARQQAVMKRKSVEVFFIHDITNNSLRIVSEAKMIHSEVFLPTAIEFIAPPASIKFGPAGSAGLLEFVPIKLQEKTGMGSAGHLGVSAITNWPLTGVTQ from the coding sequence ATGATATCAGCGCATCAAATTAAAAATACCGAGCGTTTGAATGTTCGGCGGGCACAATTAGCGTTTACGTTAGTTGAATTATTGGTTGTGATGGGGTTAATGATGATGTTGATGGTCGCCGGGTTGGCTGGCTATCGGGGCATGCGACGGGGTGCTGAATTGAGAGGGGCTGACTCCATTGTCCGCACCACTTTGATGTTGGCGCGACAACAGGCGGTGATGAAGCGGAAGAGTGTCGAAGTGTTTTTCATTCACGACATCACCAATAACAGTCTGCGAATTGTTTCAGAGGCCAAAATGATTCACAGTGAAGTGTTTCTTCCCACGGCCATCGAATTTATTGCGCCGCCCGCCTCAATAAAATTCGGGCCAGCAGGCAGTGCCGGGCTTTTGGAGTTTGTCCCAATCAAGTTGCAAGAGAAGACCGGGATGGGATCGGCAGGCCACTTGGGCGTCAGTGCTATCACGAACTGGCCTTTGACGGGGGTAACCCAATGA
- a CDS encoding prepilin-type N-terminal cleavage/methylation domain-containing protein has translation MNKNVSLQGGRINRGGFTLLELLVVIAIIGILAGLMFPAFSTMQKNAKIKRATADVTALSTAIRGYHLYFHKWPGNPDGGAWGVDNYKVIIDLATNGKKVFYEATAANLNQPLMDPFGTNAYQIIISGDAITVTSYGPDCKTGGGDDISASN, from the coding sequence TTGAACAAAAATGTGTCTTTACAAGGGGGCAGGATCAACAGGGGTGGGTTCACTCTGTTGGAGTTGTTGGTCGTCATTGCGATCATCGGAATCCTGGCGGGACTAATGTTTCCCGCGTTTTCAACCATGCAGAAAAACGCGAAAATCAAAAGAGCGACCGCTGATGTTACCGCCCTTTCAACGGCTATACGGGGTTACCATCTTTATTTTCATAAGTGGCCGGGAAATCCTGACGGGGGCGCATGGGGAGTTGACAACTATAAGGTGATCATCGATTTGGCTACTAACGGGAAGAAAGTGTTCTATGAGGCGACAGCGGCCAATTTGAATCAGCCGCTTATGGATCCCTTTGGCACAAACGCATATCAGATAATCATTAGCGGGGACGCTATCACAGTCACGTCCTACGGCCCTGATTGCAAAACTGGCGGTGGCGATGATATCAGCGCATCAAATTAA
- a CDS encoding LacI family DNA-binding transcriptional regulator, whose product MSSSVSLFDVAKAAGVSISTVSRVVCGKATSNRIPTSTQNRVSAKARELGYQPNLIARDIVLGKPFCGVKPQNGISDSQSQMTEGALKRRLIGVILTPTTSADTLNLIPGLIPVLATAGYGLAIHTVPADPVLAAGQLPQITGDGVVGLLCCSSIYSAVSAQMAGTCPVIVLWLGAGKAMVTTLSPPQAPAPVANPEPPVGSGPLPVKPATISPSPNQDGSAGTPRPTEIHVISQGRAKPPAEPVFEVAPVIPAPPTPALTPEPSPVVVTPEEPVPPPLAPPPASMPDTTPTPAFEPEPAIPVTPTPAVTPEPPPVSESISMEGAALSAPAVGVVLTGQNPPSNVPTLEPTPAVTPESPPVSESISMEGAALSAPAVGVVLTGQNPPSNVPTLEPTPAVTPEPPPVFEANSMEGAALAAGLPEAALPAVSDVEPSAPAVGVVLTEPFDQVQGRQNPPSNVPTLEPTPAVTPEPPSVVITPEEPVIPPQEPPSASIPDPVPVPVLESEQAIPAFDSTVSPTPAFESEPAIPVTPTPAVTPTLAVRPEPPPALVTPEEPVTLPPAPPPVLMPEPTPAPVLEPEPVIPATTTPAATPEPQPIPPPNNSTPDNSTTVFPSPEPAIPAFDPDVQLTPVIEAEQEPPQILPGK is encoded by the coding sequence ATGAGCTCATCCGTTTCTCTTTTTGACGTTGCCAAGGCGGCGGGAGTATCCATTTCAACGGTCTCACGTGTCGTCTGCGGCAAAGCCACCAGCAATCGAATCCCCACATCCACCCAGAATCGGGTCTCGGCTAAAGCCCGGGAGTTGGGGTATCAGCCGAACCTGATCGCCCGTGACATTGTCCTGGGTAAACCGTTTTGCGGCGTGAAGCCGCAAAACGGTATCTCAGATAGCCAATCTCAAATGACAGAGGGAGCGCTGAAGCGGCGCCTCATTGGCGTTATCCTTACTCCCACCACTTCGGCTGATACCCTGAACCTGATACCCGGCCTGATTCCGGTGCTCGCCACCGCCGGGTATGGGCTGGCAATCCATACTGTCCCGGCAGATCCAGTGCTCGCCGCCGGGCAACTCCCCCAGATCACCGGCGATGGCGTTGTCGGCCTTCTTTGCTGCTCCAGCATCTATTCCGCGGTGTCGGCGCAGATGGCGGGCACTTGCCCTGTGATCGTCCTGTGGCTAGGTGCCGGGAAGGCGATGGTGACGACACTTAGTCCGCCGCAGGCACCTGCGCCTGTGGCGAACCCCGAGCCGCCAGTAGGCAGCGGGCCGTTGCCGGTAAAGCCAGCAACCATCAGCCCGTCCCCTAACCAAGACGGCTCGGCAGGGACGCCTCGCCCTACCGAAATACACGTGATTTCCCAAGGTAGGGCGAAGCCTCCGGCTGAGCCGGTCTTTGAGGTGGCACCCGTCATACCGGCGCCGCCAACCCCGGCCCTGACGCCAGAACCATCGCCGGTCGTGGTGACACCGGAAGAGCCCGTCCCGCCGCCACTGGCGCCGCCGCCGGCCTCTATGCCGGATACCACGCCCACCCCGGCCTTTGAACCGGAACCGGCCATACCGGTGACGCCAACACCGGCCGTTACGCCTGAGCCGCCACCGGTCTCCGAATCGATTTCAATGGAGGGCGCTGCTCTGTCAGCGCCAGCGGTAGGAGTGGTTTTGACGGGGCAAAACCCTCCATCAAATGTGCCGACCTTGGAGCCAACACCGGCCGTTACGCCTGAGTCGCCACCGGTCTCCGAATCGATTTCAATGGAGGGCGCTGCTCTGTCAGCGCCAGCGGTAGGAGTGGTTTTGACGGGGCAAAACCCTCCATCAAATGTGCCGACCTTGGAGCCAACACCGGCGGTTACGCCTGAGCCGCCTCCGGTCTTTGAGGCGAATTCAATGGAGGGCGCTGCCTTGGCCGCCGGTTTGCCGGAGGCGGCTCTGCCTGCGGTGAGCGACGTCGAACCGTCAGCGCCAGCGGTAGGAGTGGTTTTGACGGAGCCCTTCGACCAAGTTCAGGGCAGGCAAAACCCTCCATCAAATGTGCCGACCTTGGAGCCAACACCCGCGGTTACGCCTGAGCCACCGTCGGTCGTGATAACACCGGAAGAGCCTGTCATTCCTCCCCAGGAGCCGCCATCGGCTTCCATTCCTGACCCCGTGCCGGTCCCGGTCTTGGAGTCCGAGCAGGCCATTCCGGCCTTTGATTCTACCGTTTCGCCCACCCCGGCCTTTGAATCGGAACCGGCCATACCGGTGACGCCAACACCGGCGGTGACGCCAACACTGGCGGTTAGGCCTGAGCCGCCACCGGCCTTGGTAACACCGGAAGAACCCGTCACGCTGCCTCCGGCGCCACCCCCGGTCTTGATGCCTGAGCCTACACCCGCGCCGGTCTTGGAGCCCGAACCGGTTATCCCGGCGACAACAACACCGGCCGCCACGCCGGAACCACAGCCTATTCCTCCCCCTAACAACTCAACACCCGACAACTCAACAACTGTCTTCCCATCCCCCGAGCCGGCCATTCCGGCCTTTGATCCTGACGTTCAACTAACTCCAGTCATAGAGGCCGAGCAAGAACCGCCCCAAATATTGCCAGGAAAATGA
- a CDS encoding prepilin-type N-terminal cleavage/methylation domain-containing protein: MNDVRQNHGFTLIEVCFAVLIVGLGLLTIFSLFPSGLRMAEEDLADTKCALFSDKVLAGLHANAAGVTNAADWSNGSFVNKILKDVLDVGVNVSITGTNAYPPSTDDGVRYSLKISDVVPYSATLVVWFGEHGSLAGQVPSVSAYTEFYQSYQAK, translated from the coding sequence ATGAACGACGTACGGCAAAATCACGGTTTCACCCTGATTGAGGTGTGTTTTGCTGTTTTGATTGTTGGGCTTGGACTTCTTACCATTTTCAGTCTTTTCCCGAGTGGGTTGCGTATGGCTGAGGAAGATCTGGCTGACACAAAATGCGCCCTGTTCTCAGATAAGGTGCTTGCAGGATTGCATGCCAACGCAGCCGGAGTGACCAATGCAGCGGATTGGTCGAACGGTTCATTCGTTAATAAAATTCTGAAAGATGTATTGGATGTGGGTGTAAACGTCTCCATCACAGGCACAAATGCATATCCGCCAAGCACGGATGATGGCGTGCGTTATAGTTTGAAAATTTCAGATGTCGTGCCCTATAGCGCAACGTTAGTCGTCTGGTTTGGGGAACATGGTTCACTGGCAGGTCAAGTCCCTTCGGTATCTGCCTACACAGAGTTTTATCAGTCGTATCAGGCGAAATGA